One Rhodothermales bacterium DNA segment encodes these proteins:
- a CDS encoding tetratricopeptide repeat protein, with protein MSVYDIKEPLACLREGKADEAIPMLEQLKHITPGHVTSYVLLAQAYAAEARWQEAMITWQQAAFLMPNSPAIQKGLDHAMQMFAMVGPAPEQDGEEIVVADAPAQYEPAPEPNDTLLDIEEPLMAVEPEEEEEDIIAAFLAPDDDILPDHATFEVDVTEDFVIDEDATDEAEEEAGEEDLETEATAFFDEPAEPAEPAEPPPAANGAARAMPAEDEELDRLIADLESARIVPKPDYETIEAPDLGAPIDDMVSETLARIYEGQKQYDEAARMYDKLAILKPDRADDFTQKAVELRTRANSE; from the coding sequence ATGTCTGTTTACGACATCAAGGAGCCACTCGCCTGCTTGCGCGAAGGGAAGGCCGACGAAGCCATCCCGATGCTCGAACAGCTGAAGCACATCACCCCCGGGCATGTGACCTCCTACGTCCTGCTCGCGCAGGCCTATGCGGCGGAAGCACGGTGGCAGGAAGCGATGATCACCTGGCAGCAGGCCGCGTTTCTCATGCCCAACAGTCCGGCCATCCAGAAAGGGCTCGACCACGCCATGCAGATGTTCGCGATGGTGGGCCCCGCGCCGGAGCAGGACGGCGAGGAAATCGTCGTCGCGGATGCACCCGCTCAGTACGAGCCGGCCCCCGAACCCAACGACACCCTCCTCGACATCGAGGAGCCCTTGATGGCGGTCGAACCGGAAGAAGAGGAAGAAGACATCATCGCCGCCTTCCTCGCGCCCGATGACGACATCCTGCCGGATCACGCGACGTTCGAGGTCGACGTGACGGAAGATTTCGTGATCGACGAAGACGCCACGGACGAGGCGGAGGAGGAAGCGGGCGAAGAAGATCTCGAAACGGAGGCCACGGCGTTCTTCGACGAACCGGCCGAACCGGCCGAACCCGCCGAACCGCCGCCGGCGGCCAACGGCGCCGCGCGGGCCATGCCGGCGGAAGACGAGGAACTCGATCGCCTCATCGCCGATCTCGAATCGGCCCGCATCGTGCCCAAGCCGGACTACGAAACGATCGAAGCGCCCGACCTCGGCGCGCCGATCGACGACATGGTCTCCGAAACGCTCGCCCGCATCTACGAGGGCCAGAAGCAGTACGACGAGGCTGCCCGGATGTACGACAAGCTGGCGATCCTCAAACCGGACCGCGCCGACGACTTCACCCAGAAAGCCGTCGAGTTGCGCACCCGCGCGAACAGCGAATAA
- the thiL gene encoding thiamine-phosphate kinase, producing MHSTEATFTPISTVGEFGLIDRIQAVLGKPADGDILKSIGDDAAVYRIGEGRVHVVTTDALIESVHFDRTFAPMKHLGAKSIGVNVSDIAAMNAIPRFATIALGLPHDVSVEMVDDFYQGMKTACEAYGVALLGGDTTAAQKMTISVTVIGEAREDQVVYRSGARAGDKLCVTGDLGGAFAGLRILLDQRAMLQRIGQDYKPDLKEFGYVIRRQLTPAARMGIVRAWHQAGIQPNALIDISDGLASEVLHLCRNSGVGALLDAKALPIHEETRRAAAHFSQDADTYALYGGEDYELLFTMPEETLARMEASTFKVIGTVTDASEGVRIQTPEGAVIPLENRGYRHFGGGSDAG from the coding sequence ATGCACTCAACGGAAGCCACCTTCACGCCCATCAGCACCGTGGGCGAGTTCGGATTGATCGACCGCATCCAGGCCGTCCTCGGCAAGCCGGCCGATGGCGACATCCTGAAGAGCATCGGCGACGATGCCGCCGTGTACCGCATCGGCGAGGGGCGGGTCCATGTTGTCACCACCGACGCCCTCATCGAGTCGGTGCATTTCGACCGCACCTTTGCCCCGATGAAACACCTCGGCGCCAAATCGATCGGCGTCAATGTGAGCGACATCGCGGCCATGAATGCCATCCCCCGATTCGCCACCATCGCGCTGGGTCTGCCGCACGACGTCTCGGTGGAGATGGTCGACGACTTCTACCAGGGCATGAAGACAGCCTGCGAGGCGTACGGCGTCGCGCTGCTCGGCGGCGACACGACGGCCGCGCAGAAAATGACGATTTCCGTCACCGTGATCGGCGAGGCCCGCGAGGACCAGGTGGTCTACCGGAGCGGCGCCCGGGCCGGCGACAAGCTGTGCGTCACCGGCGATCTCGGCGGCGCCTTCGCCGGCCTGCGCATCCTGCTCGACCAGCGCGCCATGCTGCAACGCATCGGCCAGGACTACAAGCCCGACCTCAAGGAATTCGGCTACGTCATCCGCCGGCAGCTGACGCCGGCCGCGCGCATGGGCATCGTGCGCGCCTGGCATCAAGCCGGCATCCAGCCGAACGCCCTGATCGACATCTCGGACGGCCTGGCCTCCGAGGTCCTGCACCTCTGTCGCAACAGCGGCGTCGGCGCCCTGCTCGATGCCAAGGCGCTCCCCATCCACGAAGAGACCCGCCGCGCCGCGGCCCACTTCTCGCAGGATGCGGATACATACGCCCTCTATGGCGGCGAGGACTACGAACTGCTCTTCACCATGCCCGAGGAAACGCTCGCCCGCATGGAGGCCTCCACGTTCAAAGTCATCGGCACCGTCACCGACGCCTCGGAAGGCGTCCGCATCCAGACGCCCGAAGGCGCCGTCATCCCCCTCGAGAATCGCGGCTACCGGCACTTCGGCGGAGGCAGCGACGCCGGCTGA
- a CDS encoding glycosyltransferase family 2 protein, with product MNLLPFLPILYAIATFVMTLYGANLLWLAVMFVRNDRLKDGPVPPADAPPPVDRDGPAVTVQLPLYNEPVVCERLIDACAALDYPRSLLEIQVLDDSTDETTAIVARRVAHWQERGVDITLVHRADRGGYKAGALKNGLRLARGAFIAIFDADFIPAPDFLRRMLPHFDRPDVGMVQARWGHLNAGESLLTRIQAFGLDAHFALEQFVRNRAGYFMNFNGTAGIWRRACIEDGGDWESDTLAEDLDLSYRAQLKGWRFTFVGDIEVPAELPRDLDALRSQQFRWTKGATEAGRKLLGRLWRSGESRGVKVEGTFQLTAHFVFPCILAAALLHAPLLLLNHLGYDGPGPLYFAFLGFGLIGFFGFFLAQLFAQRALYPDWLRRVAFFPLFMAGSIGLALNNTRALALGLAGKRTPFVRTPKGGTTTHRLRISPWSLFEALLAAYSLAGLVAVTAYGEWAAVPFQAMFALGFGLVTAYNFRDLRRQRAPLGTTPRG from the coding sequence TTGAACCTGCTACCTTTCTTGCCCATCCTCTACGCCATCGCCACGTTCGTTATGACGCTGTACGGAGCGAACCTGCTCTGGCTTGCCGTCATGTTTGTGCGGAACGATCGCCTGAAGGACGGCCCGGTGCCGCCGGCGGACGCGCCGCCGCCGGTGGATCGCGACGGTCCCGCGGTCACGGTGCAGCTGCCGCTCTACAATGAACCGGTCGTCTGCGAGCGGCTCATCGACGCCTGCGCCGCGCTCGACTACCCGCGATCTCTCCTGGAAATCCAGGTCCTCGACGACAGCACGGACGAAACCACCGCCATCGTCGCGCGCCGCGTCGCCCACTGGCAGGAGCGGGGCGTCGACATCACGCTCGTCCACCGGGCCGACCGCGGCGGCTACAAGGCCGGCGCGCTCAAGAACGGGCTGCGCCTCGCGCGCGGCGCCTTCATCGCCATCTTCGACGCCGACTTCATCCCGGCGCCGGATTTCCTTCGGCGGATGCTTCCGCATTTTGATCGGCCGGACGTCGGCATGGTGCAGGCGCGCTGGGGGCATCTCAACGCCGGCGAATCGCTCCTCACCCGCATCCAGGCCTTCGGGCTCGACGCGCACTTCGCGCTCGAACAGTTCGTGCGCAACCGCGCCGGCTACTTCATGAACTTCAACGGCACGGCGGGCATCTGGCGCCGGGCGTGCATCGAGGACGGCGGCGACTGGGAGAGCGATACGCTCGCCGAGGACCTCGACCTCAGCTACCGCGCCCAGCTCAAGGGGTGGCGCTTCACGTTCGTCGGCGACATCGAGGTGCCGGCCGAGCTGCCACGCGACCTCGACGCGCTCCGCTCGCAGCAATTCCGATGGACGAAGGGGGCCACCGAGGCCGGCCGCAAACTCCTCGGCCGGCTGTGGCGCTCGGGCGAATCCCGAGGCGTCAAGGTCGAAGGCACCTTCCAGCTGACCGCCCACTTCGTCTTCCCCTGCATCCTCGCCGCGGCGCTCCTGCACGCGCCGCTGCTCCTGCTCAACCACCTCGGGTACGACGGCCCCGGCCCCCTGTATTTCGCGTTCCTCGGGTTCGGGTTGATCGGGTTCTTCGGTTTTTTTCTGGCGCAGCTCTTCGCCCAGCGGGCGCTCTACCCGGACTGGCTCCGCCGCGTGGCGTTCTTCCCGCTCTTCATGGCCGGTTCGATCGGCCTCGCTCTCAACAACACCCGCGCGCTCGCGTTGGGCCTCGCCGGCAAACGGACGCCGTTCGTGCGCACTCCCAAAGGCGGAACCACGACGCACAGGCTCCGCATCTCGCCGTGGTCGCTCTTCGAGGCCCTGCTCGCCGCGTACAGCCTGGCCGGCCTCGTCGCCGTCACCGCCTACGGCGAATGGGCCGCCGTACCGTTCCAGGCGATGTTCGCGCTCGGCTTCGGTCTCGTAACCGCCTACAATTTCCGCGATTTGCGGCGCCAGCGAGCGCCTCTTGGCACAACGCCGCGCGGATAG
- a CDS encoding nucleotidyltransferase domain-containing protein yields the protein MISAIDDITHKLEKKPEVARVLLFGSRARVDHDARSDIDLAIDCPAASREQWQRIREEVDRTRTLLFIDVVRFDTAPQSLRDRILEEGIVLYER from the coding sequence ATGATTTCGGCCATCGACGACATCACGCATAAGCTGGAGAAAAAGCCCGAGGTGGCCCGGGTGCTCTTATTTGGGTCCCGCGCCAGGGTTGATCATGATGCTCGTTCCGATATCGATCTGGCCATCGATTGCCCTGCGGCTTCTCGCGAGCAGTGGCAGCGGATCCGTGAAGAGGTCGATCGTACCAGAACGCTGCTTTTTATCGACGTAGTTCGATTTGATACGGCGCCGCAGTCGCTTCGCGACCGCATCCTCGAGGAAGGCATAGTGCTTTATGAGCGTTGA
- a CDS encoding HI0074 family nucleotidyltransferase substrate-binding subunit yields the protein MSVEKIRQSMENLGRALDRLGDALRAERSELTVDATIQRFEFCVELFWKTLRRQLEYEGVESRSPREALKHAYPQRWLRAETVWLDMLDDRNRTSHLYDQQMAEEIYQHIITYYDELAFTYAFLRDRFSDLLR from the coding sequence ATGAGCGTTGAGAAGATTCGACAATCGATGGAAAATCTAGGGCGAGCCCTGGATCGGTTGGGCGATGCGCTCCGAGCGGAGCGGAGTGAGTTGACCGTGGATGCAACCATCCAACGTTTCGAGTTTTGTGTCGAGCTTTTCTGGAAAACGCTTCGTCGCCAGCTTGAATATGAAGGGGTTGAATCCAGAAGTCCGCGTGAGGCACTCAAGCACGCGTACCCACAACGATGGCTCCGTGCTGAGACCGTATGGCTCGACATGCTGGACGATCGCAACAGGACGTCGCATCTGTACGACCAGCAGATGGCCGAGGAGATCTACCAGCACATCATCACGTATTATGACGAACTCGCGTTTACCTACGCGTTCCTGCGGGATCGTTTTTCGGATCTGCTTCGGTAG
- a CDS encoding LptE family protein: MPFSGCGFYSFTGASIPDNIQTIAIPQVVDNSVNTFPTLGDQMTELLINRFVRQTRLSLVENEDDADAVLTVELQRYTNAPSAVSGEERAALNRVSLSASVLYIDRSGDDEKELLRRTFTSFEEYDPVNLDQEEVAAVAALQNLADDIFTAATSNW, from the coding sequence TTGCCTTTCTCCGGTTGCGGCTTCTACAGCTTCACCGGCGCCTCCATCCCCGATAATATCCAGACGATCGCCATCCCCCAGGTGGTCGACAACAGCGTCAACACGTTCCCCACACTCGGGGATCAGATGACGGAGCTGCTGATCAACCGGTTCGTTCGCCAGACGCGGCTGTCGCTCGTCGAAAACGAGGACGACGCCGACGCGGTGCTGACCGTCGAGCTCCAGCGCTACACGAATGCCCCCTCTGCCGTCAGCGGCGAAGAGCGCGCCGCCCTCAACCGCGTCAGCCTCAGCGCCTCCGTCCTCTACATCGATCGCTCCGGCGACGACGAAAAGGAGCTCCTGCGCCGCACCTTCACCAGCTTCGAGGAATACGACCCGGTAAACCTCGACCAGGAAGAAGTCGCGGCCGTAGCCGCCCTCCAGAACCTCGCGGACGACATCTTTACAGCGGCTACGAGTAACTGGTAA
- the ribD gene encoding bifunctional diaminohydroxyphosphoribosylaminopyrimidine deaminase/5-amino-6-(5-phosphoribosylamino)uracil reductase RibD — protein sequence MPPVTEHDDRWMRRCLELAARGAGQVSPNPMVGSVLVGADGQLLGEGWHERYGEAHAERNAIRDAERRHPGLSFEDATLYVNLEPCNHQGKTPPCTDILLEKRIGRVVVGMIDPFPAVAGAGVARLEAHGVRVCVGVLEAECRRFNEAFVHHIRTGKPLVTLKLAQTLDGSIATATGDARWVSGEASRALVHRWRAELDAVLVGAGTALADDPALTVRHVEGRQPVRVVLDREGVLPASLHLFSDRWAGSTVAMIATPADAPAYAEALRAAGGRLVRIPERDGHLDLHAALAWLGAEGGPAGRRMTSLLVEAGPGLATALLGQDLVDRLAVFVAPKLVGGGLPAFGSLGIDRMADALVFPASRWEPVGEDMLFLGYRR from the coding sequence TTGCCGCCCGTCACCGAACACGACGACCGCTGGATGCGCCGATGCCTCGAACTCGCGGCGCGCGGCGCGGGGCAGGTCAGCCCGAACCCGATGGTCGGCTCGGTACTCGTCGGGGCGGACGGGCAGTTGCTGGGCGAGGGGTGGCACGAGCGCTACGGCGAGGCGCATGCGGAGCGTAACGCGATCCGCGACGCCGAGCGCCGGCATCCCGGGCTGTCCTTCGAGGACGCCACGCTCTACGTGAATCTCGAACCCTGCAACCACCAGGGCAAGACGCCGCCCTGCACCGACATCCTCCTCGAAAAGCGGATCGGGCGCGTGGTCGTGGGCATGATCGATCCGTTTCCAGCCGTCGCCGGCGCCGGCGTCGCGCGCCTCGAAGCGCATGGGGTGCGCGTGTGCGTGGGCGTGCTGGAAGCCGAATGCCGGCGTTTCAACGAAGCGTTCGTGCATCACATCCGCACCGGCAAGCCGCTCGTCACGCTCAAGCTCGCGCAGACCCTCGACGGGTCGATCGCGACCGCCACCGGCGACGCGCGCTGGGTCAGCGGCGAGGCGTCGCGCGCGCTCGTCCACCGCTGGCGCGCCGAACTCGACGCCGTGCTCGTCGGCGCCGGGACGGCCCTGGCCGACGATCCGGCCCTGACCGTCCGGCATGTCGAAGGCCGGCAGCCCGTACGCGTCGTGCTCGACCGCGAGGGCGTGTTGCCGGCGTCGCTCCACCTTTTTTCGGATCGATGGGCGGGCTCCACCGTCGCGATGATCGCGACGCCGGCCGATGCGCCCGCCTACGCGGAAGCCCTCCGCGCGGCCGGCGGACGCCTCGTGCGCATCCCCGAGCGCGACGGCCATCTCGACCTCCACGCCGCGCTCGCGTGGCTCGGCGCGGAAGGCGGGCCCGCGGGCCGGCGGATGACGTCGCTGCTCGTCGAGGCCGGCCCCGGCCTCGCGACGGCGCTGCTCGGGCAGGACCTCGTCGACCGCCTCGCCGTCTTCGTGGCACCCAAGCTGGTGGGGGGCGGCTTGCCGGCGTTCGGCAGCCTCGGCATCGACCGCATGGCGGACGCCCTTGTCTTCCCCGCATCGCGCTGGGAACCGGTCGGCGAGGATATGCTTTTCCTCGGATACCGACGGTAG
- a CDS encoding anhydro-N-acetylmuramic acid kinase, with product MPDAPPPVRLVAGVMSGTSLDGVDVALARLAGSGPGMDIELVAFSSIPYRADLRDLLLANSAPESSSVRDLSQLNVRLAHVYADAIRTALERVELTPEDLDLVGLHGQTVQHVPDAEDCAGAPTRSTLQIGDGSTLANLLGVPVVGDFRMADMALGGQGAPLVPYFDYVFFGDPAENRALLNIGGIANVTILPAGAPPAGVFAFDTGPGNMLIDALAQRFFHRAFDLDGRIAASGAVVQDVLDVLLADPYLARIPPKSTGREYYGQAFVDWLVAEAGPACRREDLVATVTAYTAASVADAMERIVAPRHAIDAVIASGGGVRNPVLMDALTERLAPVRVYTTDQYGLDADAKEALCFAVLGHETMQRVPTGMPGVTGASKPAIAGKICLPSR from the coding sequence ATGCCCGACGCCCCACCGCCTGTCCGGCTCGTCGCCGGCGTCATGAGCGGCACCTCGCTCGACGGGGTGGACGTGGCTCTCGCCCGCCTCGCCGGCTCCGGCCCGGGCATGGACATCGAACTGGTCGCCTTCTCCAGCATTCCCTACCGGGCAGACCTGCGCGACCTCCTGCTCGCCAACTCGGCGCCCGAATCGTCGTCCGTACGCGACCTCTCGCAGCTCAACGTCCGCCTCGCCCACGTCTACGCCGACGCCATCCGCACCGCGCTGGAACGCGTGGAGTTGACGCCAGAGGACCTCGATCTGGTCGGCCTCCACGGCCAGACGGTGCAGCACGTCCCCGACGCCGAAGACTGCGCCGGAGCGCCGACCCGCTCCACCCTCCAGATCGGCGACGGATCGACCCTCGCCAACCTGCTCGGCGTCCCGGTGGTAGGCGACTTCCGCATGGCCGACATGGCCCTCGGCGGTCAGGGCGCGCCGCTCGTGCCGTATTTCGATTATGTCTTTTTTGGCGACCCGGCCGAAAACCGGGCGCTCCTCAACATCGGCGGCATCGCCAACGTCACGATCCTGCCCGCCGGCGCCCCGCCCGCCGGGGTGTTCGCCTTCGACACCGGTCCGGGCAACATGCTCATCGACGCGCTCGCGCAGCGATTTTTTCATCGGGCGTTCGACCTCGACGGCCGCATCGCCGCCTCCGGCGCCGTCGTGCAAGACGTGCTGGACGTTTTGCTCGCCGACCCGTATCTGGCCAGAATCCCCCCGAAATCGACCGGCCGAGAGTATTACGGGCAGGCGTTCGTCGACTGGCTGGTCGCCGAGGCCGGCCCCGCCTGCCGGCGCGAGGATCTCGTCGCCACCGTCACCGCCTACACCGCCGCCTCGGTCGCCGATGCGATGGAGCGCATCGTCGCCCCGCGCCATGCGATCGACGCCGTGATCGCCTCGGGCGGAGGTGTGCGCAATCCGGTGCTGATGGACGCCCTCACGGAACGCCTCGCCCCGGTTCGCGTGTACACGACCGACCAATACGGCCTCGACGCCGACGCCAAGGAGGCGCTCTGCTTCGCCGTGCTCGGTCATGAAACCATGCAGCGCGTCCCCACCGGGATGCCGGGCGTCACCGGCGCATCGAAGCCGGCGATCGCCGGGAAAATCTGCCTGCCCTCGCGATAG
- a CDS encoding sigma-54 dependent transcriptional regulator, giving the protein MDRESVQERFGIVGTSAAIRHVIDQMRLVARTEVNVLIQGESGVGKEVIAKAIHEMGTRRHKALVIVNCGAIPEGLIESELFGAEKGAYTGAVDRRSGHFEEADGGSIFLDEIGEMPLAAQVRLLRVLETGEFSRVGSSTILKSDARVIAATNKELGKEVQAGRFREDLYYRISTVIIQIPPLRDRQEDILPIFESYLHQFAQKYNSPMRRLDDAARQMLVRYRWPGNVRELRNLAEQVIVLLKRDVVGVEDLRTFLRGVTASGASSEMVPSVRPGGWKEGEGDDRGRELIYRALLELRLEIRDLKEHIVRMSPGVRVPKGSDAMESNDYERSGSPFVIVRENAGEDAFSTLVEEVPYELEPTSVPGRPLLGAGSPPPRDYDDIEPEEEDAEPVFPTLESAEQQLIADALKYYKGNRRQTARALGISERTLYRKLKEIDEEA; this is encoded by the coding sequence ATGGATAGAGAATCGGTACAGGAACGCTTCGGGATCGTCGGCACCTCGGCCGCGATCCGGCATGTCATCGATCAGATGCGGCTCGTGGCTCGCACGGAAGTCAACGTCCTGATCCAGGGCGAGAGCGGCGTCGGCAAGGAGGTGATCGCGAAGGCGATCCACGAGATGGGAACGCGCCGGCACAAGGCGCTCGTCATCGTGAACTGCGGCGCGATCCCCGAGGGGCTGATCGAGTCCGAGCTCTTCGGCGCCGAGAAGGGCGCGTACACTGGGGCGGTAGACCGCCGCAGCGGGCACTTCGAAGAGGCCGACGGCGGCAGCATCTTTCTGGATGAAATCGGCGAGATGCCGCTCGCGGCGCAGGTGCGCCTCCTGCGCGTCCTCGAGACGGGCGAGTTTTCGCGCGTGGGGTCGTCGACCATCCTCAAGTCCGATGCCCGCGTCATCGCCGCAACGAACAAGGAACTCGGCAAGGAGGTGCAGGCCGGCCGGTTCCGGGAGGATCTCTACTACCGGATCAGCACGGTGATCATCCAGATCCCGCCGCTGCGGGACCGCCAGGAGGACATCCTGCCCATCTTCGAGAGCTACCTCCACCAGTTCGCGCAGAAATACAATTCCCCGATGCGCCGGCTGGACGATGCGGCCCGGCAGATGCTGGTGCGGTATCGCTGGCCCGGCAACGTCCGCGAACTCCGCAACCTCGCGGAACAGGTCATCGTGCTGCTCAAGCGCGACGTGGTGGGCGTGGAAGACCTCCGCACGTTCCTGCGCGGCGTCACCGCGTCCGGGGCGTCGAGCGAGATGGTGCCTTCCGTCCGCCCCGGGGGATGGAAGGAGGGAGAGGGGGATGACCGTGGCCGGGAGCTGATTTATCGCGCGCTGCTGGAATTGCGCCTCGAGATCCGCGACCTCAAGGAGCATATCGTCCGGATGTCGCCGGGCGTGCGGGTCCCGAAAGGGTCCGACGCGATGGAGTCGAACGACTACGAGCGGTCCGGCAGCCCGTTTGTCATCGTCCGGGAAAACGCCGGCGAAGACGCGTTTTCGACGCTCGTCGAAGAAGTGCCCTACGAGCTGGAGCCGACGTCCGTCCCCGGCCGGCCGCTGCTCGGCGCCGGATCGCCGCCGCCGCGCGACTACGACGACATCGAGCCCGAGGAAGAGGATGCCGAACCCGTTTTCCCCACGCTGGAATCCGCCGAGCAACAGCTCATCGCGGACGCCCTGAAATACTACAAGGGAAATCGCAGGCAGACCGCACGCGCCCTCGGCATCAGCGAGCGGACGCTGTACCGCAAGCTGAAGGAGATCGATGAAGAAGCGTAA
- a CDS encoding riboflavin synthase, with product MFTGIIEEVGRIAGVDDLGGGKRLRIETSFAPELKPDESVAINGACMTVVRVEDRAFEVVVIEESLRKTTLGTFEPGTRVNLERAMRADGRMDGHFVQGHVDGTGVVESVVEEATDRLYRIRFAPEQAAYLVPQGSIAIDGISLTIARLDENALTVAIIPHTFTHTNVPAWVPGAGVNLEFDMIGKYIVRFLERRESLSR from the coding sequence ATGTTCACGGGCATTATCGAAGAAGTAGGCCGCATCGCCGGCGTGGACGACCTCGGCGGCGGCAAGCGCCTGCGCATCGAGACCTCCTTCGCGCCCGAGCTGAAACCCGACGAGAGCGTCGCCATCAACGGCGCGTGCATGACCGTCGTGCGGGTTGAGGACCGCGCCTTCGAGGTGGTCGTGATCGAGGAATCCCTGCGAAAGACGACGCTGGGCACGTTCGAGCCGGGCACGCGCGTCAATCTGGAGCGAGCCATGCGGGCGGATGGCCGGATGGACGGGCATTTCGTGCAGGGCCACGTCGACGGCACCGGCGTCGTCGAATCCGTCGTCGAGGAGGCCACCGATCGCCTCTACCGTATCCGGTTCGCGCCCGAGCAGGCCGCCTACCTGGTCCCCCAGGGCTCCATCGCCATCGACGGCATCAGCCTGACCATCGCGCGGCTGGACGAAAACGCGCTCACCGTCGCCATCATCCCGCATACCTTTACGCACACGAATGTGCCGGCGTGGGTCCCCGGAGCCGGCGTCAACCTGGAATTTGACATGATCGGCAAATACATCGTCCGGTTCCTGGAACGCCGCGAATCCCTCAGCCGGTAG
- the miaB gene encoding tRNA (N6-isopentenyl adenosine(37)-C2)-methylthiotransferase MiaB, with amino-acid sequence MNPIPDIGILDDLDAPKPTAQETPGMRQVYLETYGCQMNVSDSEIVAAVLREQGFGLTRNPDEADVVLINTCAIRDNAEQKVRTRLAAFRAEKRRGRPDLTLGVLGCMAERLRHKLLDEEKLVDLVVGPDAYRDLPNLLHAADESGQAAVNVQLSREETYADISPVRYDSNGISAFVSIMRGCDNMCSFCVVPFTRGRERSRPAASILDECRQLVDNGFKEVTVLGQNVNSYRAEAGGTTVDFAELLYRISLLSPELRIRYSTSHPKDCSDELLHVHRERDNVCNFIHLPVQHGNTDVLARMRRTYTREEYLNLIERARAIVPGVSFSTDIIAGFCGETEDEHADTLSLMEQVGYDSAFMFIYSERPDTYAARKYADDVPVETKKRRLSEIIALQNRMSLARNRDEIGRWHTVLVEGPSKRDDAQFCGRTDTNKMVIFDRAGLAPGAYAKVRITDCTSATLFGAHG; translated from the coding sequence ATGAACCCCATTCCCGATATCGGCATCCTCGACGACCTCGATGCGCCGAAACCCACCGCGCAGGAGACGCCGGGCATGCGGCAGGTGTACCTCGAGACCTACGGCTGCCAGATGAACGTGTCGGACTCCGAGATCGTCGCGGCGGTGCTGCGCGAGCAGGGGTTCGGGCTCACGCGCAACCCGGACGAGGCGGATGTCGTGCTGATCAACACCTGCGCGATCCGCGACAACGCGGAGCAGAAAGTCCGCACCCGCCTCGCGGCCTTCCGGGCGGAAAAACGGCGCGGCCGGCCGGACCTCACGCTCGGCGTCCTCGGCTGCATGGCCGAGCGGCTGCGCCACAAGCTGCTGGATGAGGAGAAGCTGGTCGACCTCGTCGTGGGCCCCGACGCCTACCGCGACCTGCCCAACCTCCTCCACGCGGCCGATGAAAGCGGCCAGGCCGCCGTCAACGTCCAGCTCTCGCGTGAGGAGACGTACGCGGACATCAGTCCGGTGCGATACGACTCGAACGGCATCTCCGCCTTCGTGTCCATCATGCGCGGTTGCGACAACATGTGTTCGTTCTGCGTGGTGCCCTTCACCCGCGGCCGCGAGCGGAGCCGGCCGGCGGCGAGCATCCTCGACGAATGCCGGCAGCTGGTGGACAACGGCTTCAAGGAAGTGACGGTCCTCGGACAGAACGTCAACTCCTACCGCGCCGAGGCCGGCGGCACGACCGTCGATTTCGCCGAACTGCTCTACCGCATCAGCCTGCTCTCGCCCGAACTGCGCATCCGGTACTCGACGAGCCACCCGAAGGACTGTTCGGACGAGCTGCTGCACGTCCACCGCGAGCGCGACAACGTCTGCAATTTCATCCACCTTCCGGTGCAGCACGGCAACACCGACGTGCTGGCGCGGATGCGCCGCACGTACACGCGGGAGGAATACCTGAATCTCATCGAACGCGCGCGCGCCATCGTGCCGGGTGTCTCGTTCTCGACGGACATCATCGCCGGCTTCTGCGGCGAAACCGAGGACGAGCACGCGGATACGCTGAGCCTGATGGAGCAGGTCGGCTACGACAGCGCGTTCATGTTTATCTACTCCGAACGACCCGACACCTACGCCGCCCGCAAATATGCGGACGACGTGCCCGTCGAGACCAAAAAACGCCGGCTCAGCGAGATCATCGCCCTGCAGAACCGCATGTCGCTGGCGCGCAACCGGGACGAGATCGGGCGCTGGCACACGGTGCTCGTCGAAGGCCCCAGCAAACGCGACGACGCGCAGTTCTGCGGGCGAACGGATACGAACAAGATGGTGATCTTCGACCGCGCCGGCCTCGCGCCGGGCGCCTATGCGAAGGTCCGCATCACCGACTGCACATCGGCAACCCTGTTTGGCGCGCATGGATAG